Within Lytechinus pictus isolate F3 Inbred chromosome 7, Lp3.0, whole genome shotgun sequence, the genomic segment ATCACAACAAGATATAGCATGTTCTGCCATTCTGGACTGGGTAAAGGGGAAGAGGTCATTCATACAACAGCTCTCTGTGCGAGGATCGTACGTCATATCACCACAGCATTGAAGTCCAGCTTGTCCTTGGCTGAGGTATCCATTGCAACATACGCTGGTAAGGTCATCTGACTCATAGGTCTGGGTACCGCAACATTCTGTCCTATCACTTGCTCGGGTATGTCTGTGAATCGGATACAAAGgaataatttatttatcatcAGTGACATCGAGACCCATGTACGATAAAACGCAGTTCtattaattgaataaataaatgcatcACTTTCCAAAAATATAAACCTTGATTAAGTACTCTCCCAAAAAGCATACATGCTGTCATGGGGAgaaatttgaaatgttgaaaCTATCACACACAGAACTcagatggtaaaaaaaaatatttttatacttGTAAGACGGGTTCCAGAACCACTTCGAGCGTTCAAGTTACATGTTAAactggtttccactaaactGTTTCCATAAAACTAGTTTAAGAAAGGAGATGAGAAGGGGTTCTTACATGACTCCATTGCAGCAGATCTGGTCGGTGCCATCATAAGCTTGGTCATTACAGCATTCTCCGTCTGCTATGGCAAATACCCATCCTTCACACACGGTCTCGGTAGCCGGGTTAAAAGCAGTAAAACCATCGCACTCATCTCGACCACCGTATCGTTCATGGAGATATCCATCGCAACAAATCTGGCTGGTAGGGTCCGTCAGAAGGTTATACCCACAGCAGGATGCATCTAATATTTCAAatcaaaggaaagaaagattcTAGTTATTTCAAGTTTAAAGGGACATCGCGTGATACAACCTATTCCATAAGACCACCCTAGTCCATGGAAAGACCAGATTCTTTGATAGCAGGCTGTTTAATTTTTAGTCAGTGGaactaattattattatttcggATTTCCGTTTTCGAATGAAGCCAGGATAAAAACTTACCACTATTTgtaatttgatgaatatttcCATTACAGCACTTCTCTGTGGCTGGATCAAAAGCATAAAGACCGCAGCACTCTCCGTTCTCCGAACCTCGAGGTAAGGGTGTTGGGAAGCCCATGCAACATAGTTCACCAGCTCCAAGAAGTTGTTGACCACAGCAAACGTTTTCATCGGGATGGTATGGGATGTCCCCGCAGAGCTCTGGGTAGTCTTCGACCTCGTCTAAAGGTCGGATGGTTCCGCTCTGGTCACACATATGCGTCAAGGTGCTGTAGGCATGGTTTCGGCAGCATCTGTACGGAATCAAAAGTGGAGTGCTACAATTCTTTGAAGAATAAgagattttctttatttcaatatatcatattaCTGAATAAGGTGAGAAAAAAAACCTGGATACCTGAGTACGTGGTTGAGAtttgaagataaaaaaattgtaagccTTAAACAACAGTGGCAGTGGTagtttttgtatattattcttTGTTGTTGTAATGAGAACTTAACCCAGATGGCTCCTTACCCAGATTCGAAAGACGGGATATCGTGGACGGTTGCCATGCAGCACGTTTGGAGAGCAGGTATGAAAGATATGATGGTTCCTGGACAACACTCCCTTTCGTAGCCATCTTCGTCAAATCGCCCCCTGATGAAATCGTCGCAACACACCTCCGCTGTCGGGTCATAGATCTCAATGCCACAAACCGCCAGGTTCCGTGCTAAAACTTCGATACCACCGTCTTCCATGCATACCTGATATggagaaaagaagaggaaacaGAAAACAAGGTTACAACTAGTATTTAAAGACTTTTTAAAGGATATTCAGTTGTTAGAAAGCGTCTTCTTTGGATCTCCTATGGAATTTAGGAGCATCTACTTTAATCCTAAGGTCGATTTCTGATAGAAGTAACACGCTCAAAAATCCTTCCGATTGTGCTGGATTCGGGGCAACTCATTAATCTGTTGACTACTGGTTTCAGTCATTCACAAAGGCTTTTAAAGGGATTCACCCAGTTCCAGTTGGTAATGAGGTAATAACATTCTTTTGAAAACGTTTCATTGGGAATAGTTTGATCAACTATACCTTACCTGAGTTGCAGTGTTGTATGTGACATCGAAGCATATTGCATCATCAGTCTCAATCGTTTTGAAAACAGCATATTGCCCGATAGGATCACAGAGTTCGTTCGCTGATAGGATGCGTGAATCACAGCATTGACCTTCACCAGTCGGTACATGGTGCAAAGTATCTGAGGTTAAGAAAGAAATCACGTTAATTTAGAGTCAAAGGGGAGGGGTAATAAAAATGGAAACGTTAAGAAAACTACTCGATCTTCAATCGTTGCTCATGGTGTCATTTGCTTCTTTTGTCAGTTTGGTACAAAGTGTGTGAAAGCATACTCATCGTTTCATCTGTATCTtcagttttgttttaaatccACTTCGATATTCCCCATTTACAAACCAAGTTAAGTAATTTGTTCATCAGTTATAACAACACTTCTTACCTTCAAGCAGCCCTCGGCAACATGTTGCTTGAGATGGGTCATAGGCCTGAACAGTACCGCAACACTCGCCATCGATGATATCGTCAAAGCTTCGACTGGCGCAGCACGTTTGGCTTGTTGGATCGTAGGTTGACAGGCCACAGCACTCCTCAGACGGGGATGACTTCTCCAAGATGGCGGTTGGCTCGTCATTAGACCCACAACATAACTCAATCGAGGAGTTGTATGTTTCTGTAGAAATCATGATCAGTGGATGaggaaaacaattatttcaataCTGTTGTCGAGTAAGAAGAATGCTAAAGGGCCTATGAATATTAGGAGAATCTCTTCATAAATGTCCTTATAATTCATGTCGTTGTTAAGTAAAGTAAGTTTTTTAGTTTAGTATTAAGTTCAGCTTAAGTTTATTCAACCAATTATAAGTAAATATCGAGTCTGAACGGGAATCTATAAATTATTTCAGATATCAAAAACCTCATACTGGTAAACGCAttattctaatttatttatttattgattgattggtatttttttttcatttttatcatcaagACACtgtcaaacattaaaaaaaggatctTACGGAGAAGTTTGATTTGAGTAGATTTATATCGAATGAAGAGAAACTGATGTGTCTTTTCTCGTACGTACCCTCTCCACAGCACGCTACGTTTTCTTCTCTCTCGTAGAGGGTGTCCTGGCAACAAATGTGGTTTGTCTTGAAGAAGGACTCATCTCCGCAACACGCTTGTACATTAGGTAACTCGGGGATTCCCCGGAACAGATTGTTATTACAGCAAGATGACTGAGAAGCCAGATACGATTCGGATCCACAGCATTTAGCTCCGTTATCTGTTGAACAaagataaatcattaaaaaatattacaaatccCATCTTTATTGATGAtgtcagtgtcataatttttgaGTTTGTTGTATTTAAATTATATGCATGACATGATGCAAATATAAGTATATCCGGTACCGTATATAGGATCACCCTCATAGCATTTACCTTCCATTTTCTAATCGTCACACAAATTATAGAGATTGTCAACATTCCTGGTTTTGAGGTTTTCTGCTCTAGATAACATGTCACTAAGTCAAGGTATCACACATCGCTAAAGTATAAACCCGCACAAATAGTAAATGATccctataaaaaaataatatgaagtaGGATGAGGTTGTTGCTTACATACCTGAAGAGTGGACATGGCCATGGCAACAGAGTTGTGAGCTGGGGTTGTAAGGTAATCTGTCGCTGCAACACATCTCAGTCATGACATTGTAGGTCGAGTTACCGCAGCACTCGGTCAATGAGTCCCTATTGTCGTGTGCCACCTACGATATAAAAAGTTAATGTTTGTGTCATCAGTGAGCAAACCACACCAAAATATATTCCTATCAATTCATTTTTGTGAGGGAGAATTTCCTGTACTTTGATCATTTATTAAGAAAAGATAACTCTAGGCTttctcaattcaattttatgtaTTAAGGTGCAACATGCAACCATGATAAAACATGAAAGCATTATCTATGGTTATGATGCGTTTACAAAGACGGTGATTCTTTAACATATTTCATACTGTAGATCGTATGATAATTCAAGTGCTTACCCCATCACAACAGATTTCATATCTTGGGTCAATAACTCTGTCTCCACAGCACTGACCAACGCCAGAAAGTGTTGCCATGGTTATATCTCCATCTTCCTCTACTGGACAGCATGACTCCTCGTCTGTATTGTATGTTGCTGACCCGCAGCAATCAAATTGACCTGatagtgaaagaaaaaaaaaagtgaattccGATATCTTACACGATATGATATGCAACTACTTATACTACCGCTAATACTAcagtactactattactgctaccACAGTTAGTACTACTTTTACTGCTACCAGTATACTTGCACAGATTTTACtattattgctgcaacttgATTTACCACTAATATTACTATTACTGCTACCACTTAAACTACCACTTAAACTTCTTTTAATGCTACCACTTAAACTACCactgctaatactactactgctactaatttTACTACAgctaatactactactgcttctaccaCTGTTGCCActgctatactactactactacttctgccgCTACTACTGTAGCTACAATGTACTGCCGATGCTACTGCAGCCATCACTGTTTCTACAACTCCTTATTTTTCTAAGTCATATCCTGTATCCATACCGTTTGTATTAGAATGGATGTGAAAGCCACAACAGATCGAGGTATCTGGGTTGTACCACTGTGTAAAACCACAGCATCGTTCGCCCTCTGATTTCCCCTTCACCTCACCACCACAACAGATCGCATCTTTAGGGTTGTAAATTCTGTCACCACCtgtaataattaaaaatttgaaaatatcatgTTTGATAATGAGCAATGACGGCCTGAAAGTCATGAAAACGCAACTATAATGTATCAATATTACTATTACCCTTcagtttttctttgttttattgggATGTCGTCTTGTTACTTGAGCGTTTCATTTATACTCTTGTATCTCTGCTCCGATGTCTTGGTTTTTCATTGTCTAATATATTATTgcctattttttcattattattaataatcagTCTTTCACGATAACTTgtacatataatttttgtatttgatGAATTAATAAATCTCTTTGAGTTGAATCATTACAAACGATTTGCAATAATTGATAAGCCCTGTATCATCGGCATCATTTGAATTGATCATCATGATTACTTCTACCCAATGATCAATagtatcatcatcgtcaccactcACGATCGccgccaccaccatcaccaccaccactactacaaACAGTACCATCAACACCACCAATACcacctagtctgctgggcaaacccttcactcgagttaagggtctgaatgtgcagccttaTCATGCCTTGTCGTGTACTGAAGGCCtcacagcaagttttgtatgtgctagtctttgcgtggagacacacttgttgatcaaagtttcaatcagggtctgtgcctgcagactaaatACCACCTACACCAACACCACCCACATGAAACTACCAACCATCCTCCACCACGAACACCAACTCCATCACTAcaaccaacaccaccatcaacacCTTCACCACCATCAACGCCCTACTTACAGCAAAGAGGACGATTACCCCTTCCTCCTTGGTATATGTTTCCACCACAGCACACCTCTGTAGCAACGTTGTACCGTCTGTTTTCACCCGTTGACGGGTTCGGACATAGTCCATTTTTCGCCTCTGCGTTTCCTGCCactgaagaaataaaatcaaacttacatGATTAAATTTGTTATCAACATTTGGGATTTAAGAGCATTGATTGAATTTCTGCCAACATCATTTGTTTTCTGTCATACCCATATCGAAATATTTATTAGCAATGTAGTATGCCTCGCATTTGAGTCTTGGATcgcttgttggaatgctccccagggagtggagaaagtacaTACATTCTGTGCGGGCAtgtcaggatccgatgaccgatATATATTAAAACTGTTTTTGTTGGAAAAGTACCATCATGAACGTCTTTGAATGGTGTGTGCGCTCTTCTAATAAatccatatcattattattatttagaatttttcatttttcaaacctttctgtGTGCCCTATTATTCTCTGACGAAAGTCATCTTCAGGAATTTTGAAGTCACATCAATTTTAGAATAACGGGTGAAATTTGTTCAtggtttctttatttattaaaatgagGAGAGCACGACGGTGCCCGTTCGCTTTTCCTAAATTCCCCCGAAATGTTACCCTTACGTCAAATCAGggataaatataaaataaagagtGAGACATTAATTAGTTTGCGGGGTATCCCTCTTCTTCCGGCGTTCCCCTTTTTCGTGACATATCTAAAAATAGATCCAGTACAATAGGGAGACCAAAAACACCGAATAAGGAAAAAAACCCATGGAGTTGAATGCAATTGAACAAACACTTTTGTAAACAACCTTTAGACACGTCAGAATAAATACAGAACTAACTGGGTTGCTATCACATTGAATAAACAAAAAGTTTGCGAACagcgtttttttttaactcgtcgtttttttaaataacttttaAGGAGTTCCGTTTAGGGTAATTTTACTACCTCCTATTTACATGAATATGTTTCAAATGTGTATTATCCCTTTTAATCCCCATTTTATAGGACAGTGCTTTGTGAGATAACTTATTGTGAGATATTGTAGGCTTACAGGAATTTAATGCGCGATGAGGAAACATGAGTATGAAAATACGAATCTCTTTGTAGTGTTTCGGAAGTCTATATGCGCGATTTTCCCCAgggtatataattatgataatatcaaAAGCTAAACCAGGTAAAAGTAAAATTGAAACACCATGGTACATAAACACCAAGGTACAtgcataaaaataatcataattcaaAATCACACTATTTCAAATCACATAATTATGTCGCGTTTTTTTACAGACTACATTATTTGAGATAGTTCTCAAAGCAAGAATTTTCCAGAACTATTCCGTTCTAAGGAGACAGATCGGTTGGGTGTATATAGGCTAAATGTCAGACGAAAACAAACAGAAATCATTACTTGGTGGAAAATCCCAAAGGTTTAACTTTGATGGGGGGTACTAACCGTATTATAATGTTCAACTCTTCGAAGCGTGATCTGATTTCTGTGTCTGTAGTCTAAAATATTCCAccttaatcatatatcgttttGCCTCCCAAGGGAATGACGAATTTTTCCTATGCAATGTATATGCAATTTACCTCAAGCTGAGAAAAAGAATAATTTACATTTGATGGCTGTAAACGCTTGCATTCgtgaaaattaaatgaataaatgattattAATAATCACGAATGGGGAGATCACAATGGTAGGCTCGACCCGCCCCCTCGGTGCTTACGTCACAATTGCATTGATCAATGTACAACAAAGGTTATGACGTAGGCTATTCATTAAAACGGTTCATTGATTTGGGGGAATCATGTGAAATCGAGATGTATTGGTGAAAGGCAGTGGGGAATTTTCCACAACCAGAACTCTATCCTACTATTGTCGCGTTATTTTaaacattcaaaataaaaaaaaatgcttctgaaaatgaattggcacttttttattatcaatctCATTTCAAACTGCTCAAAGCAAGAACGATTTTTCTtaactgttttatttattttacatttcgTTTCTCTTtcacatttgaaatttaaatgagGTGTGAGAAatatcttttattcatatttgaagGTCATGTGACCAGAGACAATATTCACCTATGATAAAAACGAATGGCATTTTGTGATTTTAatatttcagtttcattttAGCTAACTTCTAAAAGGAAACCTTGGATAATTGTCTTTAGATTGTGTTGAAAATAAGATTGAATCAatataaaaagtgaaatgaaaACAACGAGCAAACAAGCACAAAAAACTAATATTCTAAACAATTGAAATCGATGAATTATTTGGTTTTGGGAGGATATTATACATactttcaaatttaattttctgcTGTATACATTTAAACTGCATCTATAATAAGGGCAAAGTCTAattcccccaatttttttttcattccttcaATATTAGAACATTATGAGCGTGGATCGTGAGTAAGTTAAATAAGAGATTGAGAGTGAATACATTTTGTTAATTTAATTTACAATTCTTCCACCAAACTAAGAACTTGATTTAAGGATATTATATTGTGACGATAATAagtattaattataataataataataataatattattaatattagtagtagtagcgttatcattattattatcagtagtagtagtagaaggaggagaagtagtatagtagtagtcgtagtctTAGTAGTAatgatatcattatttatttttgttgctttttttaaagaaattaaaacattaaagaaagagagaacggTTTCTTTATTAACTTTCGTGTCGACAAACATAACTTTAAATACAGATCTTGAAACCTACTTCGTATTAtcgtgttaaaaaaaaatgaaattccgATGATGAGGGATGAGATTATCTTCCGACAAGTGTCAGGTCTGATAACTTTCTCTATTAATTTTTGATGGCTCAGAAGCACGGGTGCCTGACGGTCACCACTTCAATattggtgatttcaagttcagtgttgaccttttgatgttggtgttaggtccatttttacacgattataacagCAAACATacaatgaagatggtcccgaaaagtcactcactacatagttgttgagatgtcaattatgtgatctggatcagttttacaaactctgaataggttttggagctaggggaagcaatccaaatttcaacaccaacaccgaggccaacaccagacttgaaatcacccaattgTCGGATAAATCATAATCTGTCAGGTATATATCATCCAACAAGTCCTTGCGTAATCAGATAATACGCTCCCAACGTCGCCCTACCTAAAGCATGAAATCGCATTTAATTATGGGGGAGTGCCACATGCAAATTTGTATGTTATCTCTGACCCCACCCcgccaacacacacacacacacacacacacacacacacacacacacacacacactctccctctctctctttgcaTTATTTCAATTCGTCCTGGTATTTTGATAATTTAGTCATCCTCTATTGCATAACGTCTCACCACCAAGTtgcaatgatgtacatgtatttcgaAATTTACACTAAATAATACTACTGGCGGTGACAAATTACTAAACATGttgaaacatatatatatatatatatttatatctcgAGATGGATGCATCATAGTTGTGCAAGACtactaatattaatattaaacaaacaaaaacaggcTTATTGACATGCAGATAGCTTTTTAAATATGAAGTAACTTCTTAAGAAGTTCTCCGGATCAATAATGTATTGTAGTCACGtgattttctaaataaaatGACAATCTGACTTGACATAAATGACCTAAAAAGTAAGTTCACATCTCTTATTCTCaggaattattatttctttttatttcaactCATCATTTTGTAGCTGTGTTTGTACACATGTGAGCCTTCGTAAGCACATAGGGGCGTACGGCTCCAATTTCTCTCCGAGAGTCAAATGATATAGGTGCCGTTGCCCAGGGATACCAATATATTGATAAGAT encodes:
- the LOC129264369 gene encoding uncharacterized protein LOC129264369: MTSFIYINYITVTFIIAASLAGNAEAKNGLCPNPSTGENRRYNVATEVCCGGNIYQGGRGNRPLCCGDRIYNPKDAICCGGEVKGKSEGERCCGFTQWYNPDTSICCGFHIHSNTNGQFDCCGSATYNTDEESCCPVEEDGDITMATLSGVGQCCGDRVIDPRYEICCDGVAHDNRDSLTECCGNSTYNVMTEMCCSDRLPYNPSSQLCCHGHVHSSDNGAKCCGSESYLASQSSCCNNNLFRGIPELPNVQACCGDESFFKTNHICCQDTLYEREENVACCGEETYNSSIELCCGSNDEPTAILEKSSPSEECCGLSTYDPTSQTCCASRSFDDIIDGECCGTVQAYDPSQATCCRGLLEDTLHHVPTGEGQCCDSRILSANELCDPIGQYAVFKTIETDDAICFDVTYNTATQVCMEDGGIEVLARNLAVCGIEIYDPTAEVCCDDFIRGRFDEDGYERECCPGTIISFIPALQTCCMATVHDIPSFESGCCRNHAYSTLTHMCDQSGTIRPLDEVEDYPELCGDIPYHPDENVCCGQQLLGAGELCCMGFPTPLPRGSENGECCGLYAFDPATEKCCNGNIHQITNSDASCCGYNLLTDPTSQICCDGYLHERYGGRDECDGFTAFNPATETVCEGWVFAIADGECCNDQAYDGTDQICCNGVIHTRASDRTECCGTQTYESDDLTSVCCNGYLSQGQAGLQCCGDMTYDPRTESCCMNDLFPFTQSRMAEHAISCCDADTYQSSQHTCCGGVEHKFVADGECCGIDIVRNPDEEICCGGMVWPNLQGHHIECCGGELIDTHYQTCCNGIPLLQGDPNECCGGNVINTYIETCCGGEVHMQNDDFGCCGGVSFSSSEQDCCGSKIFNVTIEMCSDSDTITPLVTEYIIPDAGEEEVNNGVDIRLLCDEQEYDALTQTCCGNFVFDLRDDFICCNGRPSDASSGKTSCCVDTPYNPTRFDCCQGELHDKVNGAECCGASYYQPSKETCCDDYTISPRGETCPNESSAQDPQCHCNLKHRSDRISSTCTDILRPKERVFIAIISDIDSQDNSMSYSIESVDPLRGVLPATLEDSEGMLQMTIPRLRGCSAQSFRRGQKIVVFMDAEGGLTESTLQITRGDVIMPYNRRLVRKLSSILE